The nucleotide window CATTTTGCTTTGTCCGAATAGGCTCGGAGTCAGAGTCGGAGTCAGAGTCTGAGTCGGAGTCGTTTGCTTTCTTTATCTGGCATCGTCTTGCGACTCATTTTCAAATCTTTTGTCAGAAGAGAAAAAATGGGAAATCCAGCCCGTggcttcattctctctggaccttttttcaatttgtgCAATGGATTTCCGTGCCGCTGACCGGGTGAGGCAAGCCTAGATGATTTAAATCCAAGCGCCTACACCAccagcacgcacacacacacacaacgagGCTCGTGTGTTGGCTCAGAAGGCGCAAAAATGCTATAAAGATGATGGAAACGGAGGGGCTGGGGTGGGGGTCTCTCCTCAGGTGATAAAAAAAAGACGTGATGTATTGGACGCCTATCAAATATTCAACAAGTctatctgaaaagcacatttgacaCGGTGCCGGTGATGGCGAGCTATTtggcattttccgtagcgcAAATCCCAAACGACGTTGTCGGCAAACCCTGACGGATGAACGCGAGAATGCTTTCGACCGCACGGCGCGCTTGATGTGTTTGGCAGAGATAGCCGTGGAATATGTGTGAGCGATGATGTGGCTCGGCTTCCTTCAAGATTGCaccggggaaaaaaatcatcaacgTTAAAGTACCATTCGCTCTGCTGTCAGATCATTCGGAAAATATATGGAGTATAGAAATTGTTGGTTTATTTTTCTCCCCTCTCCCACCTTCCCCCAATATTCTTATCGCATAACCAACGTGTCGTGTCGCACCTTGATGGCTAAACTCTCATGGGAGGGAATATTTCATAGAGAGAAGAGTGAGTGAAGGTCAGCGTCTGGCTATTGCGACAAAGTCAGGCATGGCTGACAAAATAATGATGATGTGTTTGTTGTCTGTTCATTTGCCTGCGAGAGCAAGCCGCCTTTTTTCGCTATGAGGCACTAGTTGTTCGGTTATGAGCTTTGTGTGTGGGAATTGGACTCAGATCTTCAATGCCTTTGGAATTGCTGCAAAtgacaaatgtgtttttgtttgtttcttcaaAATGGAAAATAGCAATCAACTCAGAGTCAACCACAGGGTCGTTTTGTCGCTCAGATTTCAAGATACGTGTCCGGCAGATGTCAGATGGCCCCGGCGCTTCCGTATCGACGCCGCGTTGCGCCTCTCGGGTGCAATCGGCTCTTGGGGAAAATGCAATCAAGCCACGGAAGTCCGCGTGGCCTCGTGAAACCCCTTTGCCGTATCGATTGGTTTATTTCTTGGAAGGGTTTTGCTTCCCTTCCCTCGAAAATGCCAGAAtcgaggaaagaaaaaaaggcagccATCGGTTGATTTGGAAAGGTTTTGATTaagtaaagattaaaaaaagggcTGTCACTTTCAATATGGGTTGGTCAAGTTAGTTCAGTATTCAGAGATGAATTTGTTTGTCAAACATGGTCTGACTGACCGTCTGTCACCTTGACCAGAAAAGAATGCACTCACAACATAGCTTATTAACCACAGTCTTTagtatttttatataattaatCTCATTGTCTACCACTGGCTTAGTGTCAAAACATCGCGATAAAAAGGTattcaatgttaaaaaaaacttcgtCAGATGGGCATTATTCCAACAAAACTGAGCACCATTAATGGAATATCTGTAGAATTCTGCCAGTGGCAAAAAAGAATCAAATTTGTTAGTAAAGTAACTTCAACGTTTTCACAATAAGGTGCCATTGGACTTggataattttcttttttaataaaccaTATCTACTAAACAGAACGAGAGCTAAAGTATTTAAAAGCATTAagtgtaaaaataacaacaagctCACTAGTGAAGAGGAACACCACATTCCTCAGGCAAAACATTCTCCTTAACATACTGGCGGCCATTAACGGgaatggatgtccaatctattagtacagttcaaatggataggacgtccatcgccatataaaacaaaaaaaaaattgtttacacACTTCTTGTATCGTcattacatggcccttagccttgtgcttttctttcgccaataaaattgaattgaattggtcTCACGCGGGTTCCCGGTGAAGAAACTTGACGTCATATCAAAAGAGGAGATGgcgttgattaaaaaaaagcctgtgGTGTTATGATGGAGGATGGGCAGGTCGGACGGCCATTCGGATTCCTGAAGGTGTCTTATTTTCAAGTTGAAATGGTTGATGTATAACGGACACCGTTTAAAGAGCTTAGAGTGTATTAAAAAGCTGTCAGTGATGATCAGTGCAGCAAATTTAGGGCGCCTTTGCACCTCACACGCCGTCTAGgtatttgtcataaattgtTCACGCGCTGTGTGTATTGCACGTTGAGATAGTTTGTGTTGTTTTGGCCACTCAACAAATTGCTAATTCGCTCATAAATCAAGGCCACGTCAACGCGAACCTATTTAGGACAATTTCATGTTTGGAGAAGAGTATGACGTCCTTTCGCTTCTTGGCGCCGGCTACGGAAACAACAAGGACGGATGGATCATTCATAAAAGAGAGCAAAAGTACATACGGGATTAGATTATATGAGATTCAATTTTATTTACTCGGGATGTGGCAACGGCGGGCGGGCTTTCCTGTCAGCCGCCGGCCTCAATTTGCTCAATGAACATCAGGTCACCCCCAAAGAGACCATACCAACAGTCCAATCCCTGCctgcatattttatattcagCGGCAGAGGGTGTGTAGTATTTCAAAACTTTTATGACTCCGGTGAGTGCGATAAACAAGTGTGGATCTGTGTTATCGACGCAGGCACGCACGCAAATCGTATAACAGTGTCAAACACTTACTTACGTGACTGGATTTATAGCGTTGGGATTGAGCCCAAGCTTTATCTCTTTCTTTCGACGTCATCCACCCAATGATTTTTGCGACCAATTGCCTGGACACCCACTTGGGAGTAAGGTTAATCGTGAAGCTTGCTTCTTTCATTCTTTCCCGTCGAgtcagtgtgttttttttggttgtgtaTGAAGTCGGTCTCATTAAAATGTCTTCCTTCACCAGTTGCTCGTTTAGTTcttactgtttatcttttccccCCGCCATCCCAGTCCTCAAACAATATGTCTCTGACCTCCGGCCTCCACCGCAACAGAAGCGACTTTTGATGCGCGTCTTCCATTTTGAAGACAGGGCGAAGGGAGGGCTGCTCGCGCGCGTGCGCACTGACGCGGAGGGCACCGACCGGACTGACTGCGCGTTACCGGAGAGCGCGTTACTGTAGCACGCTTGCAGCAAGGAGCAAACTTGTCTGGAGGAAACTTTAGCAAGGGGGGGTGCCATGTCCGTCGCTCCGACTCAACTTGAGAACGAGGACGGCGACGGCGTAGGCGACGTCGTGTCCGCCCGCAACTCTGTCCATGTCTGACGACGCGGAGATCGGCAAAGGGCTCGGCTGCGGCTGCGGCTCGCCTCCTGCTTCTCCGCACTCGCCTTTCTCCAGGGGGCGGCCCCTGGATGTGTCGTCGTCGGCCTCCCCGCTGCTAGAGGACACGGAGTCCCCGTGCGCGGCTTGGCCGGAGCGTCTTGGCTCGCCAGTCCCGGTGGCGTCCAAGTTCCGCAAGCAGTCTCCGAGGCGCCTGGGCGATCGTGGCTGCTGCAACGACGACGATaacgacgacgaggacgacgatCAGCACCACGGACAGAGAATCTCGGAATACCAGAACCACCACGCCAATGAATACATGAACAGAGAGTTCCACTGCGACTCCCGGCAATCGTGAGTTTCTGCTTCACCTTTACTATTTATTCCTTATAAATTCAATCACCTTGTTATGAAAGGCTGGCTCAACTTGGGAACCTGGATTTatttcaaacaaaacaacaacaaataactaTTATATTTCCATCCTTTCCATAAAAAAGGATATCCATCAACCATCATCGGATTAGTAATGAGTTATTCTTCGCTCCATTTGACCCTGTACTCGGGTacaacaaacaaaagcaaaatatttATACTAACCCATTTTTCGGCACGTGTACGTACAAATTTTGATCCTAAGAACGCAGGTACGGGGCCACCCGAGTCACAAAGTAGGTGGTTTTACACATGGGCCACACGCTGTTCAGGTTCTAGGATGTGTTGTTCCCGCAGCCCCAAAACATGGCCGTCCAGTTAATTAAAGACTCCAGATTTACAATAGGCGTGTTGCTTTATCAATAGCGGCCTGGGATTTATTGCGGGCGCTCCCCGCCTCTCGCCTGCGCTCGTCTTTTGACCATCTGCGATGAAGATAACGCTATTGAGAAAGTCATTTGCTGCTGCCGCAAGAACAAAAACGGCGCTTCGATCGTGATAACTCCCCGCGCTGATGTTTCCCAGGGCTGGTACCCCAAAACCAAAAGCCCTCACTTTTGTGTTCGTCGCGGTGGGTTGAAAGCGACCGGCGGGATGAAATGTGCTGCTCCCGTTGCTGGATGGAAGGAGGAACCAGGTTTTGGGCTGCTCTTTGATCTGCTGTGGCCTGCCAAGAGCTGGAGAGAAGCTCCAGAAGAGCGAGAAACAGGTCCCGACTCCTGGCTCTGTTTCTCGTTAGCGCCGGTCGCGGCTTTGATCCGCCAAAACGAGCCACCCCAGCAAATCTTACCTTACCTTTACattagatgagattagattagaactttattgcatcccatattcggggaaatttcagtagcaagacagacacaagacattatagacctagagaaaaaaaatcccccaaaatggccccacatgaggaaaaaataataatgtttgaGCTCTTTATTCGTACCCGCGATCGTTTTTTGGTGTGTGAAATTTAAACCGGGacgaaaaatgaaaataattttcgaaaaatgtgaaaatacatggAACGATCGCTTTGATCTACAATTGGTTTCCATTGCACGCGCGCAGTGGTTTAGTGGTCTGAGCCGAATGAAGCTTAACTtgatctgtttgtttttgttatttgtgtactttgcggcgaaagctttaaatctccttCTACTTGTATAACGACAATCAAagccttcaattcaattccatttcATTCCACTGGGCTTTGACGGCGCGTGGAATGGAAGCTAAAGCTTTGGCCGTCTGGCTGTCATTTGCGCAGGGTGGAGGCCATGCAGCGGCGCCACACCACGCTGAGGGAGAAGGGCCGGCGGCAGGCGGTGCGTGGCCCGGCCTACATGTTCAACGAGCGCGGCTCGGCCCTCACCGCCGAAGAGGAACGCTTCCTGGACGCGGCGGAGTACGGCAACATTCCGGTGGTGCGCAAAATGCTGGAGGATTCCCAAACGCTCAACTTCAACTGCGTGGACTACATGGGCCAGAACGCCCTGCAGCTGGCGGTGGGGAACGAGCACCTGGAGGTGACCGAGCTGCTCCTCCGGAAGGACGGCTTGGCCCGCATCGGAGACGGTCTGCTGCTGGCCATTTCCAAGGGTTACGTTCGTATCGTGGAAGCCATCTTGGGCCACCCCGCCTTCCGGGGGGGCCCGCGCCGGGCCTCCGGCGGCGGCGCCCCCGAACGGGAGGCGCGCGGAGGCAAGGTcagcggcggcgacgacgacgacgacttcTACGCCTATGACGAGGACGGCACGCGCTTCTCGCACGACGTGACGCCGGTCATCCTGGCCGCTCACTGCCAAGAGTACGAGATCGTCCACATTCTCCTGAGCAGGGGGGCTCGCATCGAACGCCCCCACGACTACTTCTGCAAGTGCCGGCGCTGCGCCGAAGAGCAGAAGAAAGACGCCTTCAGCCATTCGCGCTCCCGGATGAACGCCTACAAGGGCCTGGCCAGCGCCGCCTACCTGTCGCTCAGCAGTCCGGATCCGGTGCTGACCGCCCTGGAGCTCAGCAACGAACTGGCCCGGCTGGCCAACATCGAGACGGAGTTCAAGGTAAGTGACGCTCGCTCTGGGATTTCTTTTCATGCTTCAAATTCTGCTAATATTGATTGGATTCGTTCAACGGGACAGAAAGACTGGGCTCACTTGGCCCTGTTCATTTAtctgcattttttcccctcctaccCGACATAAAAACTGCAGACTTTTCCCCCCCTGGCACACGTTATGATGGGTTTCCATCTTCTATTCTTCCTTTTTATAATGTCAGGCGTCTTTCAAGCTGTCCCAATTTAACCTGGCCTAGAAACATTGACGCTGGCGTGAATAGGAGCAGCTATCGCCACTACTTTGAGGGGTGGGGCCACGGTTTCTCTGGCGCGGATGATTGGGCCGACTCCGACCGTTGGGCTCACCTGGACCTCATTTAACCTTTTCAGAACGAATACCGGAAGCTGTCCATGCAGTGCAAAGACTTTGTGGTGGGGGTATTGGACCTTTGTCGGGACACGGAGGAAGTGGAGGCCATCGTGAACGGTGACGTGGACCTGTGCCCGCCCAGCCCCTACAACCGACCCTGCCTCAGCCGGGTCAAACTGGCCATCAAGTACGAAGTGAAGAAGGTAAAGCCGTCCCGGTTTCTCCTCGTTTGTTGCCACGGAACACTGGCTAAATGGGCCAATAGCAAATGCGGAAAGCAGGGACACCCGATATGACGGGTGATCGTCATGGAAACCAGGCGGTGCGCGCGCCTGTTTGTTTCCAGGGAGGGGAATTGTCCAGGGTCCACGGCGAGAAATCAACAGCCCGTGTTAATCAGCTGTGTGTTTGAGATGAACGCTTTGGATGAAGCAGGCTAATGGATAAAGAAGCGCAAATTCCTTGGAGAGTCTCATTCATTTGAACTGTAACGCTCAGATCGCTAAGCATTGGACTTTGACTACTGATTACTGCGGCTGACGAACCAAGCACCCCCCTCCTGACATCCCccaactctctctctcgctctcagtTCGTAGCCCATCCCAACTGCCAACAGCAACTGCTGATCATTTGGTACGAGAACCTGCCCGGTCTCCGCCAACAGTCGGTCGGGGTCAAATGCTGGAGCGTGCTGGGGGTCACCGTGGGTCTCCCGTTCCTGGCCCTGGCCTACTGGATCGCGCCGTGCAGCAAGGTGAGAACCTCCTTCGGCCGGGTCCGTTCCCGGCCACGGGCTGTCGTATCCCATCCCACAGAGTCCTGATATGAAGGACCCGCCACCGCTTTTGGCCGGAACCGCGGCGTGGCCTTATGTGCCGCCGGCGGCGGTGGAAGGTCTCCCGCGGGAAGCTCATTTTCCACACAGCGGGTCGGAAAAGTCATTACGTTAGTCGCTGTGTTGTGCCGCAAACTTGAATTGGCCATTTTGATCGCCAGCAGCCTTTTCTGTCTCCTAAAATGCAAAGTGTCTGTTTTCCCAAACAGTCGcacatttgttatttattttcttttcaaatggtGAAATCAGATTCATTTCACGACGGCGTTTgctattttcttcttcttccagcTGGGTCAGATCCTCCGCAGCCCCTTCATGAAATTTGTGGCTCACGCCGTCTCCTTCAGCATCTTCCTGGGCCTCCTGGTGCTCAACGCCTCCGACCGCTTCGAGGGCGTGAAGAACCTGCCCAACGAGACCGTCACGGACCACCCGCGACAGGTCTTTCGACTCAAGACCACTCAATTTTCCTGGACGGAGATGCTGATCATGAAGTGGGTGTTGGGTGAGTTCCAACTCGTTTATCGATGGCGTCATGGCGCTTTTAGTCAGCGGCTCGCAATGTGAAACCACCCCAACCCGCGTCAAGAGCCCCGCCCCTAGCGTGTCTACCTCCACATCTCCGAGAAAAGATCTTATTGTTCTTGCGAGGATGTCAGCGGCTTTAACCGGAGCATCCGACACGTCGTAAAGATGATCCAGGTTGTCGTAAATCATCAAATAAACGATCAACAGAAATATGCACGCCGACCAATCCGCGCGCATTTAGCCCAGGGAgaagtcataaaaaaaaaaatctaaaatttgcattttcaatTAGACTTGAATCGCTTTCCCCGGCCTATCTGCGACCACGCGAGTCGAAGAAAGCGCTGGGGCTTTTCGTAGCCTAATTGGATGTGTATTAAAGATGTTCTGCGCCGCCACGATAAGCCAGCCACTGGAGCTCCTTCTTCCCAATTCGATACGGAGTAGAAGGCCTCGCTCGCGTCGGTGGAGTCAGATTTCCTCGAGTGTGAATGAAAAGTGCCCGACTGGCAGAAAAAGCATCAGCAAAGGTGACGCCGTCATTGGCGTCGCCTCGTTTTTGGCCTTCCGAGGCAGCGCGGACTGGTTTCGGAGTATTTTGGTTTGGAACCGGTTTAAATGTACAGCGTGTCACACAGGGATGATTTGGTCCGAGTGCAAGGAGATCTGGAGCGATGGGCCCCGAGAGTACATCATGCACCTGTGGAACCTTCTGGACTTTGGCATGCTCTCCATCTTCGTGGCGTCCTTCACGGCCCGCTTCATGGCCTTCCTCAAAGCGTCCCGAGCCCAGCGCTACGTGGACATGCACGTGCCCGACGAGGACCTCAGCAACGCCTCGCTGCCGGACGAGATTGCCTACTTTACGTTCGGTGAGTCCTCCCGTTCGCCGCTGATGGATTactttattaatacaatttaattaacatggaagacatctttaaacatacactggttacaacttgcaaggagaaatcactcataacgcgccttcgttcaagaggattctgacgagcggcatactcttctccccatttagtcgcgacatactcaaaacatttatttacttaaacttataaacttatttatttatatatttattcatgtatttattttattcatgtatttattaattaacttacttattacctatctatttatgtctaaaatgcctttcctattcctgcatgctcaccctcttgctactgtgacaacgaaatttcccgaatacgggatgaataaagttatccaatccaatccaatttaatgtaatctgattcaaaacaattgcataagctaaccgaataccaccattaaggtcaaaaaacaactgctcgaaaccaaaacacctgcgtaagaatttgcagtataagcataataatttctttataaggtaaactgccggcgtaccagtcaaagcaatttatgagtccttcgtagatcttcattgcgaacttgcatctggttgtctgggttgcgaggtgtatctcccagtaaacagtccttggagcgtcaacaagctggagccagctgtcttGGAGGGTGAcatcgagtttgccccagtctcaaattaaagacactcctatacaaaagtcattaaaatgcatacatctataatattatccagaataaccccaacatccGCCTTTCGAAAATTGTTTGCAACAGGACCTCTTGCTCCTCGTGGGATGGGCGTAGGGCCTCATGTTTTCAAACTAAAGTCAGTCTACTTCTGGCATTTCTTTTCTGCACGGCTCTAGTATAGCTATTCCcatttttggttattttctccatttgccgtattttctgagatgagatgagaccgcATGAGatgatttccccttcaaagtaacacatttgtactccctattaaaaccatgaatatgcacatgaaaattgtgaatgcgggggcggcttatacgcgagaaattctcaaattcaacgatttcaaggccattttaagagtgcggcttatacgcgagaaaatacggtaacactaGCGGGGCCTAGGTCTGAAATACCGATTTTCAATCGGCAAAGCGCGAGGAAGGCAACATTAATCTTGGCCAGATGACAAAAGCTAAACACTCAAAGGCTATCGTGTGCCATCGGCGACAGCAGAAATCTGCAAGAGACGCGCCGCCTCCCGTGTCAGGTTGTTTAAGTGATTTAGGTGCCAGCGCTAGGGATCATTTCCCCCTCAGGTACGCACGTGCCGCCGCTACTAACGCAGATACGAGATAAGCAGCGAGGAAACGACTGCGTCTGCCACAATGTAAATATCGCTGCAAAACGTACATGGGGGTTGTTTGCTCCCGAGAACAAATTACTCGGGCGTGAAGCTCATTTACATAGCGGTCGGTTGACTGCCGACGTCGACGACTCCTAAAAtggattgcaaaaaaaaagagagttgCGCCTTTAAAACGTCAACTGGATGATTTAAGGATTGGGCTAAGGACGCCTTTCTGGCAATAAACGAGCCTTACGATGACACTCGTTCTGTCCAAAGCTTCTCCGTGAGAACCTGCCGTCGGTCTTCTGCCATCTCGTGGCTCGACTCTGTCACACCGTTATTTCTTGTCAGGGCCCGTTGCGCATCGGTATCTTTCTTTCCGGTGCCAGTTATGAGGAATAATCATAGCCTCGCCCGACGGGTGTGCCTTCTTTCCCTGCTTTTTTTGCTCTCCTTCATTCGGCTTCGTCTCAGCAACGGCGGGTGTCCTTTTCCTCAAACCGTAATGGCGGccgataggttcaccaataggcattcccaaatgcacgcatgaataaaacagacatctgactaaTAACGggtgtcttgcaagagagaatcgatcctgactcgtCTTCATCCCAGATCATTCTGCCCTGCGAGGCATCCCTCATGCTGTTTATTACGTCAGATttacaacatgcatctcagttctcaaagcaattgaaggtctgccgggatcttcccaagggagcgaTATGGACAACACTTTCAGAAgtcgatgtttctcaaaacaattgaaggtcttcccaagggagcggtgtgaacaacacttttgagaagtccagctgGAGAGGGGAGGGGCCGTCACGTTGTTTAGGTTCACTCGGGAGCGAGCATTACAcagttgcaagcagatgtattaaaatgacttttaatgttaataagctcagtaaagcaaatatataataatgtaagactaataaccctaagtGAAGcgaagcgttcttcattgcaagcaaatatataataatgtaagactaataccCCTAACAACGGCGTCCGTGCAAATATGAGCGCTTTTGGTCTGTGCCCACCccgattgtttattttttatttttttgctttctccTCCCCGGGCAGCCAGGAACAAGTGGCGCCCTTCCGACCCCCAGATCATCTCGGAGGGCCTGTACTCCATCGCGGTGGTGCTGAGCTTCTCGCGCATCGCCTACGTTCTCCCGGCCAACGAGAGCTTCGGCCCCCTGCAGATCTCGCTGGGCCGCACGGTCAAAGACATCTTCAAGTTCATGGTCATCTTCATCATGGTGTTCGTGGCCTTCATGATTGGCATGTTCAACCTGTATTCCTATTACCTGGGAGCCAAGTACAATCCGGCTTTCACTACGTGAGTTAAAGCACTGgtgttttggggggggttgttgttgttgttgttgttgtttggattGTGACACAATCTACTGGAGCTCCTAACTGAAAGCGCTCCCATCCTTCATTTTGACATGTTGCAGCTGAAAACAGGAGGGTTCAGTCTGGCTTTTTCTCTTAGCCAGCAGCCTAGTCTTGTCTGGTCGCTGACCCTAACTTGACTCGAATGTTATCCGTGGCTTATCGTGCCGTATTTATTTAGTAAATAGAAGCCAGGCGGAACGGATGACGTGGCTAGCTTGAAATGGTGCAAATAAAGCGCCCTGGACGAGGGCCTGTTTTGTGACACCTTCCCTCGTACATCGTCCGTGAAAGAAATTCATCCCTTTATTGATTTTAGCACAAGTCAATTGCGCTTAGCGTCAGACTCCTTCCTCTCTGTGTCCTTTTAGAAAAGGTTAGTTGGGCCCACCGGGAATGCTCATCTCGAGTAGCTTGATGACAAAATTGCTTTGGCAGAGAGTTTTGaaagcacattattattatttttttggcagCAGGCAGCAGAGCTTTTCTTGCTGGTGTTTCACgccaaaaaaatccattcaaaaaatTCAATGAGATGATGAACTCTATAGTAGGAAAACCACTGCCTTGTCGACAATAACCCTTCGTGGACGGTCTGACGTCCGCCTGGCGCTTCTGTTCCTCAGAGTGGAGGAGAGTTTCAAGACCCTTTTCTGGTCCATCTTCGGCCTATCGGAAGTCATCTCCGTCGTGCTCAAGTACGACCACAAGTTCATCGAAAACATCGGTTACGTGCTCTACGGGGTCTACAACGTCACCATGGTGGTGGTTCTTCTCAACATGCTCATTGCCATGATTAACAGCTCCTACCAGGAAATTGAGGTAAATTCAAGTACTCCGCCACGCCcacttttgggggatttcggcGTCCCGGGCATTTCGAGAGGCGCCGCCGTGGTGTCTCTGTCCTGACGAGCTGACACGTGGGCACGCAGGAGGACGCGGACGTGGAATGGAAGTTCGCTCGGGCCAAGCTGTGGCTCTCCTACTTTG belongs to Stigmatopora argus isolate UIUO_Sarg chromosome 9, RoL_Sarg_1.0, whole genome shotgun sequence and includes:
- the trpc7b gene encoding short transient receptor potential channel 7b — translated: MSDDAEIGKGLGCGCGSPPASPHSPFSRGRPLDVSSSASPLLEDTESPCAAWPERLGSPVPVASKFRKQSPRRLGDRGCCNDDDNDDEDDDQHHGQRISEYQNHHANEYMNREFHCDSRQSVEAMQRRHTTLREKGRRQAVRGPAYMFNERGSALTAEEERFLDAAEYGNIPVVRKMLEDSQTLNFNCVDYMGQNALQLAVGNEHLEVTELLLRKDGLARIGDGLLLAISKGYVRIVEAILGHPAFRGGPRRASGGGAPEREARGGKVSGGDDDDDFYAYDEDGTRFSHDVTPVILAAHCQEYEIVHILLSRGARIERPHDYFCKCRRCAEEQKKDAFSHSRSRMNAYKGLASAAYLSLSSPDPVLTALELSNELARLANIETEFKNEYRKLSMQCKDFVVGVLDLCRDTEEVEAIVNGDVDLCPPSPYNRPCLSRVKLAIKYEVKKFVAHPNCQQQLLIIWYENLPGLRQQSVGVKCWSVLGVTVGLPFLALAYWIAPCSKLGQILRSPFMKFVAHAVSFSIFLGLLVLNASDRFEGVKNLPNETVTDHPRQVFRLKTTQFSWTEMLIMKWVLGMIWSECKEIWSDGPREYIMHLWNLLDFGMLSIFVASFTARFMAFLKASRAQRYVDMHVPDEDLSNASLPDEIAYFTFARNKWRPSDPQIISEGLYSIAVVLSFSRIAYVLPANESFGPLQISLGRTVKDIFKFMVIFIMVFVAFMIGMFNLYSYYLGAKYNPAFTTVEESFKTLFWSIFGLSEVISVVLKYDHKFIENIGYVLYGVYNVTMVVVLLNMLIAMINSSYQEIEEDADVEWKFARAKLWLSYFDEGRTLPAPYNLVPSPKSFYYLILRVKSGLLGICDERGRPRRNESELGMLDSRAKGERFKSDGPPGEEFQNLSGNSRKPLTRYEKIMKRLIKRYVLKAQVDRENDEVNEGELKEIKQDISSLRYELLEEKSEAAGELSLLVQQLGDKFGKNAVTVPAPAARR